Proteins from one Mucilaginibacter jinjuensis genomic window:
- a CDS encoding amidohydrolase family protein, which translates to MRIVTLEEHLSFPEMANKIPKEALGGFGQSERMQQLTPKLADITGERLKSMDDNGITMQVLSVDSSGANLLGHEAGPDFATQYNDLIAEKIKGFENRFTAFAHLPMTAPTAAADELERTVKEYNFRGAMIRGLTQDQFLDHPKFAPIFDRAEKLGVPIYLHPGLPPKGVADIYYSGLPNHSGMSEALACYGWGWHSETALHVLRLLFAGIFDQYPKLNLIIGHMGEMLPMMMVRSERAFKPGNGGANQRTLTDTFHQQVHITTSGFFTQPPLKIALDTFGIDNIMFSVDYPFSTNEMGIEFLNAIDLPEEQVAQIAHGNADKLLKLKA; encoded by the coding sequence ATGCGAATAGTAACACTTGAGGAGCATCTTTCCTTTCCGGAAATGGCCAATAAGATACCGAAAGAAGCTTTAGGCGGTTTTGGCCAGTCTGAAAGGATGCAGCAGCTTACACCCAAACTTGCCGATATTACCGGCGAACGTTTAAAATCAATGGACGATAACGGCATTACCATGCAGGTGCTTTCTGTAGATAGTTCTGGGGCAAACCTGTTAGGCCATGAAGCAGGCCCGGATTTCGCCACGCAATACAATGACCTGATTGCCGAAAAGATTAAAGGTTTTGAAAACCGTTTTACAGCCTTTGCCCATCTGCCGATGACTGCCCCAACGGCCGCCGCTGATGAATTGGAACGTACCGTAAAAGAATACAACTTTCGCGGTGCCATGATCCGCGGGTTAACGCAGGACCAGTTTTTGGATCACCCCAAATTTGCCCCGATATTTGACCGTGCCGAAAAGCTGGGCGTACCCATTTATCTCCACCCCGGGTTACCGCCCAAAGGTGTAGCCGATATTTATTATAGCGGATTGCCCAATCATTCGGGCATGTCCGAAGCTTTGGCCTGTTATGGCTGGGGTTGGCATTCTGAAACCGCACTGCATGTTTTACGCCTGCTCTTCGCAGGGATCTTTGATCAGTATCCTAAACTGAATTTGATTATCGGCCACATGGGCGAAATGTTGCCGATGATGATGGTGAGATCAGAAAGGGCTTTTAAACCTGGGAACGGAGGTGCTAACCAGCGTACACTTACGGATACCTTTCATCAGCAGGTCCACATCACCACCAGTGGCTTTTTTACCCAGCCGCCATTAAAAATTGCTTTAGATACTTTCGGTATTGATAATATCATGTTCTCTGTCGATTATCCCTTCAGCACCAACGAAATGGGGATTGAATTTTTAAACGCCATTGATCTGCCGGAGGAGCAGGTAGCACAAATTGCGCATGGTAATGCAGATAAGTTATTGAAATTGAAGGCATAA
- a CDS encoding MarR family winged helix-turn-helix transcriptional regulator has translation MNFGEEFSLQVMLANKSYHQYLYKFLEQVDVQHHYQIILLLTRFNGKATQKMLCEHLSIEKSNMAAIIDSLEAKGYVTREVNYKDRRGKLVVLTAKATEVIEGLEATFEHFEANITHEITWQEMYNCLRVLKLINNNLHVVNRQPDLLNRLAGNVPVLTASHGD, from the coding sequence ATGAATTTCGGAGAAGAGTTCAGCCTGCAGGTTATGCTGGCTAATAAGTCGTACCATCAATATTTATACAAGTTTCTGGAGCAGGTAGATGTGCAGCATCATTACCAGATCATCTTGCTGCTAACCCGGTTTAATGGCAAAGCCACACAGAAAATGCTTTGCGAGCACCTGAGCATCGAAAAATCGAACATGGCTGCCATTATAGATTCGCTTGAGGCCAAAGGCTATGTTACCCGCGAGGTAAATTATAAAGACAGGCGGGGCAAGTTGGTTGTACTAACCGCAAAAGCTACCGAGGTTATAGAGGGGCTGGAAGCAACCTTTGAGCATTTTGAAGCCAATATTACCCATGAAATTACCTGGCAAGAAATGTATAACTGCCTGCGGGTTTTAAAGTTGATTAACAACAACCTGCACGTGGTAAACCGCCAGCCTGATCTGCTAAATAGGTTGGCCGGAAATGTACCTGTTTTAACAGCAAGCCATGGCGACTAA
- a CDS encoding helix-turn-helix domain-containing protein translates to MATKDMYPFGEFIKQGRKRNYLSQTELAEKLGIERAHLSRIESGKKKFKIENLESLAMVLKIDLAELKKEFYSDVFAEQIYIHNCPEGVLEITRQKVDMIRSLKLVV, encoded by the coding sequence ATGGCGACTAAAGATATGTACCCTTTCGGCGAGTTTATAAAACAGGGCCGCAAACGTAATTATCTTTCGCAAACTGAGCTTGCAGAAAAATTGGGGATAGAAAGAGCGCACCTAAGCAGGATAGAATCGGGCAAAAAGAAATTTAAGATTGAGAATCTGGAAAGCCTGGCAATGGTTTTAAAAATTGATCTGGCCGAACTTAAAAAAGAATTTTACAGCGATGTTTTTGCCGAGCAGATCTATATCCATAATTGCCCGGAAGGTGTGCTCGAAATTACCCGGCAAAAAGTAGACATGATACGCTCTTTGAAATTGGTTGTTTGA
- a CDS encoding TonB-dependent receptor — MKRLTHILAIVLIVISSINNVKAQSTGKISGKITDKKTGETLIGATVLIQGSTKGVATNVNGNYILAGLAPGTYTLLVRYVGYNTKSISEVEVKANEVTSLSVVLEASAGNSLNEVTVTATYKRESVAALYAQQKSNVQISDGISADVIRRSPDRNTGEVLKRVSGTTIQDGKFVVVRGLADRYNSNLLNSATLPSTEPDKKAFAFDIIPSTFVDNIVVYKTATPNLPGDFAGGAINTITKDLPDSKFFDATVGVGYNSKTTFKSNFIDPQPHGSLDFLGYDDGSRKLPDAYSNVKSNYTAGQSNAQKIAIAQQFPNTFGYQTGQFNLPNIGLQLSAGNSKTTKNNNRLGYLFAFNYRTAHQVTDGNRTEYNPSNTGPANNLINYQYDRGNFINTKTLGAILNLAYIYGKNKIVWRNLYNNDFTINFEQTSNGRNYEASNDDPLRYRGYSNETTQNGLYSSVVEGKHTLGSKSNLIVDWNASYGLSYRNQPDQRIVTIYTPLNQPEYISLSSENSPKPNDLGRIYSKLHENIYGAVANVTYLFKWLNQSQQFKAGGLFNYRDRSFSIDALGYVDQIGFGNKPIQFTNGVNIDNVFSPTSIQQNGIALARLDLSSTDYTGKANLDAGYLMLENNFSNKLHLTWGARLEYYNQQLKAAGKAQQDYINTDVLPSANLTYNLTEKTNLRLSYYGSVNRPEFRELADYQYYDYQNNFNIRGNPNLTRSTISNADFRIEYYPSGGEIISASVFYKKFNNPIEQINLGNDNLSFANANSSRDFGVEMEIRKKLNFINDNNFLRNLTLYVNASYINASVSLPNRNVSTPLQGQSPYIINGGLFYLTNSGLSFNALYNRIGQRLAFRGQGDAIDIYEKPRDVIDFQIGKTIMHKRAEVKLTVSDMLHQATSLYYNYGSLDKTAFKAGEDKIIQNRYAGFGTAISFKYNFGSTR; from the coding sequence GTGAAAAGATTAACCCACATTTTAGCAATTGTTTTAATTGTAATATCCAGTATTAACAACGTAAAAGCACAATCAACCGGCAAAATAAGCGGTAAAATAACCGATAAAAAAACAGGCGAAACATTAATTGGCGCAACCGTTTTGATACAAGGAAGCACTAAGGGAGTAGCAACTAATGTTAACGGTAATTACATATTAGCGGGCCTTGCACCGGGCACTTATACTTTGCTGGTAAGGTATGTGGGCTACAATACCAAATCAATCAGCGAGGTTGAAGTTAAGGCTAACGAAGTAACTTCGCTTAGCGTAGTTTTAGAGGCCAGCGCCGGTAATTCGCTTAATGAAGTTACAGTAACGGCTACTTATAAACGCGAATCTGTAGCGGCACTTTATGCCCAGCAAAAAAGTAACGTGCAGATCAGCGATGGTATTTCGGCAGATGTGATCCGTCGCTCGCCCGATCGTAATACGGGTGAGGTATTGAAACGTGTGAGCGGTACAACCATACAGGATGGTAAATTTGTGGTAGTGCGTGGTTTGGCCGACAGGTATAACAGTAACCTGCTTAACAGCGCCACTTTGCCAAGTACCGAACCCGATAAAAAAGCTTTTGCTTTCGACATTATCCCCTCAACCTTTGTGGATAATATTGTGGTTTACAAAACGGCTACGCCAAACCTACCCGGCGATTTTGCAGGTGGTGCAATTAACACCATTACTAAAGATTTGCCAGATAGCAAATTTTTTGATGCGACAGTAGGTGTGGGATATAATTCTAAAACCACTTTTAAAAGCAATTTTATCGACCCGCAACCACATGGTAGTTTAGATTTTTTGGGTTATGATGATGGCTCACGTAAACTGCCCGATGCTTACTCGAATGTAAAATCGAACTATACTGCGGGACAGAGCAACGCACAGAAGATTGCCATTGCGCAGCAGTTCCCTAATACATTCGGGTACCAAACAGGCCAGTTTAATTTGCCGAATATTGGTTTGCAACTTTCGGCCGGTAATTCAAAAACTACCAAAAACAATAACCGTCTGGGCTACTTGTTTGCGTTTAATTACCGCACCGCTCACCAGGTAACAGATGGTAACCGTACAGAATACAATCCGTCTAATACAGGCCCGGCCAATAACCTCATCAATTACCAGTACGATCGCGGTAATTTTATCAATACTAAAACCCTCGGAGCTATCCTGAACCTTGCCTATATCTATGGCAAAAACAAGATCGTTTGGCGCAACTTATACAATAACGATTTCACCATTAATTTTGAACAAACCAGCAACGGCCGTAATTACGAGGCCAGCAATGATGACCCGTTAAGGTATCGTGGTTACTCGAACGAAACCACACAGAATGGTTTATACTCATCAGTTGTGGAGGGTAAGCATACCTTGGGCAGCAAGAGTAATTTAATTGTAGACTGGAATGCTTCTTACGGCCTCTCGTACCGCAACCAACCTGATCAGCGGATCGTAACCATTTACACGCCGCTTAATCAGCCCGAATATATTTCGTTATCGAGTGAGAACAGTCCTAAGCCTAATGACCTGGGCCGGATCTACTCTAAACTGCACGAGAATATTTATGGTGCAGTTGCCAATGTGACTTACCTGTTTAAATGGCTAAACCAATCGCAGCAGTTTAAGGCTGGTGGTTTGTTTAACTATCGCGATCGCTCGTTCTCGATAGATGCATTAGGTTATGTAGACCAGATTGGTTTTGGTAACAAACCCATCCAGTTTACAAATGGTGTAAATATCGATAATGTATTCAGCCCAACCAGTATCCAGCAAAATGGTATCGCCCTTGCTCGCCTCGACCTAAGTTCGACCGATTACACCGGTAAAGCCAACCTAGATGCCGGCTATTTGATGCTCGAAAATAACTTCAGCAATAAATTACACCTCACCTGGGGTGCAAGGCTCGAATATTATAATCAGCAATTAAAAGCAGCAGGTAAGGCGCAGCAGGATTATATCAATACTGATGTATTACCATCTGCGAACCTGACTTATAATTTGACAGAGAAAACCAACTTACGCTTATCATATTATGGTTCGGTTAACCGCCCCGAGTTCAGGGAACTGGCCGATTACCAGTATTACGATTATCAGAATAACTTCAACATCAGGGGTAACCCCAATTTAACCCGCAGTACTATTTCAAATGCCGATTTCAGGATCGAGTATTATCCATCTGGCGGTGAAATTATTTCGGCTTCGGTATTCTACAAAAAGTTTAACAACCCGATAGAGCAGATTAACCTGGGTAACGATAACCTGTCGTTCGCCAATGCCAACAGCTCGAGAGATTTTGGTGTGGAGATGGAGATCAGGAAGAAGTTGAACTTTATTAACGACAATAATTTCCTGCGGAATTTAACCCTGTACGTAAACGCCTCATACATCAACGCATCGGTTAGTCTGCCAAACCGTAATGTTTCTACACCGCTTCAGGGCCAGTCGCCATATATTATTAATGGCGGGTTATTTTATTTAACCAATAGTGGTCTGTCATTTAATGCCTTGTATAACAGGATTGGTCAGCGTTTGGCGTTCAGGGGGCAGGGCGATGCTATTGATATTTATGAGAAGCCAAGAGACGTGATCGACTTCCAGATCGGTAAAACAATTATGCATAAACGCGCCGAAGTAAAGTTAACTGTGTCTGATATGCTGCACCAGGCAACTTCATTGTACTATAACTACGGATCACTTGATAAAACGGCGTTTAAGGCCGGTGAGGATAAGATTATACAGAACCGTTATGCGGGTTTTGGTACGGCAATATCGTTCAAATACAATTTTGGTTCAACCAGGTAA